One Ostrinia nubilalis chromosome 4, ilOstNubi1.1, whole genome shotgun sequence DNA window includes the following coding sequences:
- the LOC135071358 gene encoding rapamycin-insensitive companion of mTOR, translating to MAYENWLSRRKGKQSGNLFKLDSNKSNEENIKEIIQGLYLKKPYQNDVSPTNKNVQSEIKLGLRGMPRNSSDSRRLSYLNALVTLLCKEDRFNLGFTSDELMTCIRVSLVDESMVIRAAGLRVLRYLIKTESDVATFNTLKLQYLVTRSIDLMLRNEEERAQALRVVRRVVAVVGAAVGQSMLRHRAVYVDQGLLRCLIAVTRSGNTGDGTGDRLSRPAIATLAEICVLNPELFIMCGGVTAVTRQLAECATPRMAEALCGVLLHTLNDPVSRFAARIDLTCLSSPYCDFHFRPAGTDTSRDEREMRFTCSRLALLCALRSWPGLLHFCQPRGAGLPALVAALYLPRLEVRKAILDLLYELVGLPQPEWTDEISVALDAVDPSDFQDSWRLNEGFVAAEGTAILPHLSATGPDISEIHLALLLQCFLEAGLLDGLAEVIVTSDTFISVRATVLLGQLLHLVHLFVPSQICSVTPALPSLMSQASAGKPQALAAIAALRRLHSMLEARPASSSLFLDHIIQYCSGAFKEKVEDTTKSRKEKDNANMAKPKNDNALHKDNSSEFLDYSDNENEPKRHSVGSRADVSNRNVSALVKSKSVSSRTSAAVSKVTKSAKLNRLKLFERDSDSLIRNTLVMQNKDGNTWDWEIIRTILKENDSAPLLNLNDSGHRAWVGRIINYLKPSSNKYSHTDLSTTGHGHSATRAGCQLIRHLLRHNDPDCHRMLEELFYDVSRQIEAIETGIKAHGCLFSPQHMCNTMCQMYFLFIGQLCHSHTGLRLFKETRLYENLLELSTKTHHSCYVKLVISSLDYTLDSYPRDILAKTLTCSIQASRLYTTQFLNVLLRASRKSHDLVRRKTKLKKNFIQEQVKPPHRDDGDVNVGVDMDTWILQMLVGQVKDESKQVVKTSLAILEEAYSVPVYFDKLMSMKEVLCQNCRLDKAAEPGSLDFAAVGDRGYLLWLGLEVAAASHTSDVKSVAFLKKHLEFWTKFYNYRYVRLVEASVHEALTLNEAAGQRPAPRARRAARPPHHLHAALAARAPPGLARALLATVLPMHYKILQRQKCATEQEIVDLKASLWAVGNTAVTPQGLQQLMNLSNNYLEDSVPVHIVRLAKYSPVYSVRATAFYVLGLIGSTYDGANLLAELGWLCVRHTRHDQFPVIPEEFYPAVYDSSGNQYFVTSPDRRFNYDADISEHSDHTDQSTAESLHSDITKHLIKVGSILTEHAEVKDIDVVDYKSNFTIEGRREPDKRKSHTLPTQGCSTSHDRPMLSESRTVDILRDCLNYERQNRLLIGRMNSLEYAHEGRVRNTSESSTSGVSSCDSFLGKYAIPDRILTLSPIPSSSSLYGMKSNSSSHRAKISELQRRTSTSSFTGPDVASSPPSQADITGFATLKSLNRRPHLSESAATGSSDLDDLSWLLSESNRRSKPFSSLRDRAKSTRERMTKLSLLEYDWKPLGSDAGRQSPARPRQRRSSVPPPAPRPPPPPAYIGICLPRDLTELFPSPSGRSRPRQRRSSVPPPAPRPPPPPAYIGICLPRNLTELFPREDDGKERDDGEGKPDGARRTRVPSFLADSSNASTDNKSRATPDSQKLTSYRTSLFSATGTGNVGAMNPNSGIAKERVLNSTTVAEMTTPVDAIIEERSQDSSNSSNTTTVNATSTPVPNASDKTDNVESRPEKAPLAGEGDATKSHADNDNSLSTAGGVSSRNVNRWRHSASDCLACVRTRPPSSHELREMFFAGMDGAGAGPVGGGAGPVGGGALAGEPRSPPASPAPAERSPHAEVLHHVHYMSNPTHLRQTRSALLSLKQRHPDVFRSPCVYSDVCALLARDTYMLCARRFLQELFLDTNFECFAAEPTALLARRADHRHSQ from the exons ATGGCCTACGAGAATTGGTTGAGTCGTAGGAAAG GTAAACAAAGCggcaatttatttaaattggacAGCAACAAAAGTAATgaagaaaatataaaagaaattaTTCAAGGGCTATATCTAAAGAAACCTTATCAAAATGATGTTTCACCTACCAATAAAAATGTACAATCAGAAATTAAATTAGGCCTCCGCGGCATGCCAAGAAACAGTTCTGACAGCCGCAGATTGTCCTACTTAAATGCCTTAGTCACACTTTTATGTAAGGAAGATAGATTTAATTTGGGATTCACTAGTGATGAGTTAATGACATG TATTCGAGTAAGCTTAGTGGATGAATCTATGGTAATAAGAGCAGCAGGTTTGAGGGTCTTACGATATTTAATAAAGACTGAAAGTGACGTAGCAACTTTTAATACACTAAAGTTGCAATACCTTGTCACTAG ATCCATAGACCTGATGCTTCGTAATGAGGAAGAACGAGCACAAGCACTTCGTGTAGTAAGAAGAGTGGTTGCTGTGGTGGGTGCCGCAGTAGGGCAATCCATGTTGCGTCATCGAGCGGTTTATGTAGACCAGGGCTTACTGCGCTGTCTTATTGCTGTCACACGCTCAGGAAACACCGGTGACGGAACAGGGGACAGGCTATCAAGACCTGCTATAGCAACCCTAGCAGAAATAT GTGTGTTAAATCCAGAACTGTTCATTATGTGTGGCGGCGTGACGGCGGTGACACGCCAGTTGGCCGAGTGCGCCACTCCCCGAATGGCCGAAGCCCTCTGTGGGGTGTTGTTGCACACGCTAAACGACCCCGTCTCGCGGTTCGCGGCGAGAATCGACCTCACGTGTCTCAGCTCTCCCTACTGCGACTTCCATTTTCGACCAGCGGGAACTGACACTAGCAG AGACGAGCGCGAGATGCGCTTCACGTGCAGCCGGCTGGCGCTGCTGTGCGCGCTGCGCAGCTGGCCGGGGCTGCTGCACTTCTGCCAGCCGCGCGGCGCCGGCCTGCCCGCGCTCGTGGCCGCGCTCTACCTGCCGCGCCTCGAGGTCCGA AAAGCTATACTGGATTTGCTGTATGAACTAGTTGGATTGCCACAGCCAGAATGGACAGATGAAATTTCGGTAGCCCTAGATGCCGTAGATCCATCTGACTTCCag GATTCCTGGCGACTAAACGAAGGGTTTGTTGCCGCGGAAGGTACTGCCATACTACCCCATCTAAGTGCTACTGGACCTGATATTAGTGAAATACATCTCGCTCTATTGCTTCAGTGCTTTTTAGAG GCTGGATTATTAGACGGGTTAGCCGAAGTGATCGTAACGAGTGACACGTTTATATCAGTCAGAGCGACTGTGTTACTAGGCCAACTATTACATTTAGTTCATTTATTCGTACCATCTCAAATATGTAGCGTGACGCCGGCATTACCGTCGCTGATGTCTCAGGCGTCGGCGGGCAAGCCGCAGGCACTCGCGGCCATCGCTGCCTTACGCAGGCTCCACTCGATGCTTGAAGCGCGACCGGCTAGCAGCAGTTTGTTCCTAGACCACATCATACAGTACTGCAGCGGCGCGTTCAAAGAGAAAGTCGAGGACACCACCAAAAGCAGAAAGGAGAAAGACAACGCGAACATGGCGAAACCCAAAAACGACAACGCCCTGCACAAAGACAACAGCAGCGAGTTTCTTGACTACTCGGACAACGAGAACGAACCGAAGAGGCATAGCGTCGGCTCGCGCGCAGATGTCTCCAACAGAAACGTCAGTGCGTTAGTGAAAAGCAAAAGTGTCAGTTCTCGGACTAGTGCGGCAGTGAGCAAAGTGACTAAATCGGCCAAACTGAACAGACTCAAACTCTTCGAACGGGACAGCGATAGTTTAATTCGAAACACGTTAGTGATGCAAAACAAGGACGGCAACACTTGGGATTGGGAGATAATTCGGACTATATTGAAG GAAAACGACAGTGCTCCGTTACTGAATCTGAACGACAGTGGTCACAGAGCGTGGGTGGGGCGCATTATCAATTACCTGAAGCCATCATCGAATAAGTATTCCCACACCGACCTTTCGACCACGGGCCACGGTCACTCGGCCACGCGGGCTGGTTGCCAGCTAATAAGGCATCTATTGAGGCATAATGAT CCTGACTGCCACAGGATGCTAGAGGAATTGTTTTACGACGTAAGCCGTCAAATCGAAGCGATCGAAACCGGCATCAAAGCCCACGGCTGCCTCTTCAGTCCTCAGCACATGTGTAACACGATGTGTCAGATGTACTTCCTTTTCATTGGGCAACTATGCCACTCGCACACTGGCCTAAGACTTTTTAAGGAGACTAGGTTGTACGAAAA TCTGTTAGAACTATCAACGAAAACACACCACAGTTGCTATGTAAAGTTAGTTATATCAAGTTTAGACTATACCCTGGATTCCTATCCTCGCGACATTCTTGCCAAGACCCTAACCTGCAGCATCCAAGCATCAAGACTATACACTACACAGTTCCTAAATGTGTTGCTGCGGGCGTCACGAAAGTCGCACGATTTGGTTCGGAGGAAAACGAAATTGAAGAAGAACTTTATTCAAGAACAAGTGAAGCCGCCGCATAGAGACGACGGCGATGTTAACGTCGGTGTGGATATGGACACGTGGATATTGCAGATGTTGGTTGGACAGGTGAAGGATGAGTCCAAACAAGTTGTGAAAACGTCGCTAGCCATTTTAGAAGAAGCCTACAGTGTGCCT GTTTACTTCGACAAGCTGATGTCGATGAAAGAGGTACTCTGTCAGAACTGCAGACTCGACAAGGCAGCGGAGCCGGGCTCTCTCGATTTCGCAGCGGTTGGCGACAGAGGCTACCTGCTATGGCTTGGGCTGGAAGTGGCCGCAGCCTCTCACACCTCTGATGTCAAGTCTGTGGCCTTTCTGAAGAAACACTTGGAGTTCTGGACGAAGTTTTATAACTACAG ATACGTGCGTCTAGTGGAAGCCAGCGTGCACGAGGCGCTAACTCTGAATGAAGCGGCGGGCCAACGTCCTGccccccgcgcccgccgcgccgcgcgcccgccgcacCACCTGCACGCCGCgctggctgcgcgcgcgccgcccggccTGGCACGAGCTTTGTTAGCTACGGTGCTACCCATGCATTATAAG ATATTACAACGCCAAAAGTGTGCAACCGAGCAAGAGATCGTTGACCTAAAAGCGTCACTTTGGGCAGTGGGCAATACCGCAGTGACCCCGCAGGGCTTACAGCAGCTTATGAATCTATCCAACAACTACTTAGAAGACTCAGTCCCTGTGCACATAGTCCGCTTGGCTAAGTACAGCCCTGTATACTCAGTCAGAGCCACGGCGTTCTATGTGCTCGGACTTATAGGCAGCACCTATGATGGAGCCAATTTGCTTGCTGAACTAG GTTGGCTTTGCGTGAGGCACACACGACACGATCAGTTTCCTGTGATCCCCGAAGAGTTTTATCCAGCTGTATACGACTCGAGCGGCAACCAATACTTTGTGACCTCACCCGATCGCCGATTCAACTACGATGCGGATATCAGCGAACACTCTGACCACACAGACCAAAGCACAGCGGAGAGCCTCCACTCCGACATAACGAAACACCTCATCAAAGTTGGATCTATACTAACAGAACATGCCGAAGTCAAAGATATTGATGTAGTAGACTACAAAAGCAACTTCACGATCGAAGGTCGAAGGGAGCCGGATAAAAGGAAATCTCACACTTTACCCACTCAAGGCTGTAGCACGTCACACGACCGTCCGATGCTCTCCGAGTCTCGAACTGTAGATATACTGAGAGACTGCTTGAATTATGAAAGACAGAACCGGCTGCTTATAGGCAGGATGAACTCCCTCGAATATGCCCACGAAGGTCGCGTCAGGAATACCAGCGAGTCAAGTACCAGCGGTGTGAGCAGTTGCGATTCGTTCCTTGGGAAATATGCTATTCC TGATAGAATCTTGACTCTCAGTCCTATACCGAGTTCATCAAGTCTATACGGCATGAAAAGTAATAGCAGCTCACATCGCGCCAAGATATCTGAACTCCAACGACGGACATCTACCTCAA GTTTTACTGGTCCAGATGTGGCAAGCTCTCCGCCCAGTCAAGCAGACATAACTGGGTTTGCGACGCTAAAGTCTTTGAACAGACG GCCTCATTTGTCGGAAAGTGCTGCAACTGGATCAAGTGACTTGGATGACTTGAGCTGGCTGTTATCAGAAAGCAACAGAAGGTCGAAACCGTTTTCCTCTCTCAGGGATAGAGCGAAATCTACAAGAGAAAGGATGACGAAGTTAAG CCTTCTAGAATACGACTGGAAGCCCCTCGGCTCAGACGCGGGGCGGCAGTCGCCGGCGCGGCCGCGGCAGAGGCGCTCCAGCGTGcccccgcccgcgccccgcccgccgccgccgcccgcatACATCGGCATCTGTCTACCGAGGGACTTGACGGAGCTGTTCCCGAG CCCCTCGGGTCGGTCGCGGCCGCGGCAGAGGCGCTCCAGCGTGcccccgcccgcgccccgcccgccgccgccgcccgcatACATCGGCATCTGTTTACCGAGGAACCTGACGGAGCTGTTCCCGAG AGAAGACGATGGCAAAGAGCGCGACGATGGCGAGGGCAAGCCGGACGGCGCGCGGCGCACGCGAGTTCCTTCGTTCCTGGCTGACTCAAGCAACGCAAGCACTGACAACAAGTCGCGCGCCACGCCGGATAGCCAGAAACTCACCTCGTACAGAA CTTCATTATTCAGTGCAACAGGCACCGGTAATGTAGGAGCAATGAACCCAAATAGCGGAATAGCCAAAGAGAGAGTGTTGAACTCGACGACCGTAGCCGAAATGACTACACCGGTCGACGCTATAATCGAGGAGCGGTCGCAGGACAGCAGTAATAGTAGCAACACCACGACTGTTAACGCGACAAGCACGCCAGTTCCAAACGCGTCTGATAAGACGGATAACGTTGAGAGTAGGCCAGAGAAGGCACCATTGGCCGGTGAGGGTGACGCGACGAAGAGTCACGCGGATAATGACAACAGCTTGAGCACGGCTGGGGGCGTGTCGTCGAGGAATGTCAACAGGTGGCGCCACTCTGCCTCGGATTGCTTGGCGTGCGTGCGCACGAGGCCTCCGTCGTCGCATGAGCTTCGCGAAATGTTCTTTGCGG GCATGGACGGCGCGGGGGCGGGGCCGGTAGGCgggggggcggggccggtgggCGGGGGGGCGTTGGCGGGCGAGCCTCGCAGCCCGCCCGCCAGCCCGGCGCCGGCTGAGCGCTCGCCGCACGCCGAGGTGCTGCACCACGTGCACTACATGTCCAACCCCACGCACTTGAGACAG ACTCGCTCAGCGCTGCTGTCGCTGAAGCAACGCCACCCAGACGTGTTCCGCAGTCCGTGCGTGTATTCCGACGTGTGCGCTTTATTAGCCCGCGACACATACATGCTGTGCGCGCGGCGTTTCCTGCAAGAGTTGTTCCTGGATACAAACTTCGAGTGTTTCGCCGCGGAGCCCACCGCCTTGCTCGCTCGCCGTGCCGACCACCGCCACAGCCAATAG
- the LOC135088610 gene encoding zinc finger and BTB domain-containing protein 14-like isoform X2, producing the protein MLDPGDAIDMKSCRICLSNKKPLCPLFKYKLSGNYAEMLTAVADVKVAACDGLPDRICQKCCNALEKAYLLKTVAERTDKKLRKMLARAHEQVPTKKIAFDSFTDIKSEIGPLNIKCEPKWEMEIDVLADTKPIETIEGKDIVIANTVIRKVDVNEEPRSAPVSTEVDLTWKSTKISSESDNDVEYLDDDIFQDDDDDDYVPPTGKQKTKFKKPKLSEIKVFKGKKTVVRKVKVLKKIKEEIDEPGRSEDGKTKTTMITCYPIMKNGTRGPPILLKRPKDATVLKVHPNYKVRATPASSDQNKVVRRTDKTVRMVRTAKPIVRQREKLVCPVCGILTFTLGNHIATHQEKKKFSCSQCSKTFSQKSNLLAHAKQHSGVKDHICEICGAGFYSQKSLVRHNLIHKGERPFPCHLCHKRFIAAPALRRHMRIHTGDKKFVCSFCNKGFTQSHHLQNHELVHTGRKPYSCEVCNVAFSYKVNLNNHVYKVHGINLKFKSIHTVTEDVLRREMGMGSETRAAIAHIMPQLDSQPAAEYSG; encoded by the exons ATGCTTGATCCCGGTGATGCTATTGACATGAAATCATGTCGAATATGTTTgtctaataaaaaacctttatGTCCCCTATTCAAGTATAAATTGTCCGGGAATTACGCTGAAATGCTTACTGCAGTTGCTGATgtaaaa GTGGCTGCATGTGATGGCTTGCCGGACAGAATATGCCAGAAGTGTTGCAATGCATTGGAGAAAGCTTATCTGCTCAAAACTGTTGCAGAAAG AACTGATAAGAAGCTAAGAAAGATGTTGGCAAGAGCACACGAACAAGTTCCAACAAAGAAAATTGCATTTGATTCTTTTACTGACATAAAAAGTGAAATTGGACCTTTGAATATAAAATGTGAGCCAAAATGGGAAATGGAAATTGACGTCTTGGCTGACACAAAACCTATTGAGACTATCGAAGGAAAGGATATAGTTATCGCTAACACTGTAATCCGAAAGGTTGATGTCAACGAAGAACCTAGAAGTGCCCCGGTCAGCACTGAAGTTGATCTTACTTGGAAATCTACAAAAATAAGCTCGGAGAGTGATAATGAT GTTGAATATCTGGATGATGATATTTTCcaagatgacgatgatgatgactatgTGCCACCAACAGGAAAACAGAAAACTAAATTCAAGAAGCCAAAACTATCTGAAATAAAAGTGTTCAAGGGCAAGAAAACTGTTGTGAGAAAAGTAAAGGTTCTTAAGAAGATCAAAGAAGAGATTGATGAACCAGGCAGAAGTGAAGATGGTAAAACAAAAACCACAATGATCACTTGCT ATCCTATAATGAAGAATGGTACTAGAGGTCCACCGATTCTTCTAAAGAGACCAAAAGATGCTACCGTTCTTAAAGTACATCCTAACTACAAAGTTAGAGCAACACCTGCATCTTCGGATCAGAATAAGGTTGTGCGTCGCACTGACAAGACAGTCCGGATGGTGAGGACTGCCAAGCCCATTGTGAGACAAAGAGAAAAGCTTGTGTGTCCTGTGTGTGGTATTCTTACCTTCACACTGGGAAATCATATTGCAACACATCAAG AGAAAAAGAAGTTTTCATGTTCTCAATGTTCGAAAACCTTCTCGCAAAAGAGCAATTTGCTGGCTCATGCAAAACAGCATTCTGGGGTGAAAGATCACATTTGCGAGATTTGTGGAGCTGGATTTTACAGTCAGAAGTCTTTAGTCAG acACAATCTAATACATAAGGGAGAAAGACCATTCCCTTGCCACCTATGTCATAAGAGATTTATTGCC GCGCCGGCCCTACGACGCCATATGAGAATACACACGGGCGACAAAAAGTTCGTCTGCTCGTTCTGCAATAAAGGCTTTACGCAAAGTCACCATCTGCAAAACCACGAACTCGTTCACACGGGTCGAAAGCCATACTCTTGCGAG GTGTGCAACGTGGCGTTCAGCTACAAGGTGAACCTCAACAACCACGTGTACAAGGTGCACGGCATCAACCTGAAGTTCAAGTCTATCCACACGGTCACGGAGGACGTGCTGCGCCGCGAGATGGGAATGGGCAGCGAGACGCGCGCCGCCATCGCGCACATCATGCCGCAGCTCGACTCGCAGCCCGCCGCCGAGTACAGCGGCTAA
- the LOC135088610 gene encoding zinc finger protein 354C-like isoform X3, whose protein sequence is MLDPGDAIDMKSCRICLSNKKPLCPLFKYKLSGNYAEMLTAVADVKVAACDGLPDRICQKCCNALEKAYLLKTVAERTDKKLRKMLARAHEQVPTKKIAFDSFTDIKSEIGPLNIKCEPKWEMEIDVLADTKPIETIEGKDIVIANTVIRKVDVNEEPRSAPVSTEVDLTWKSTKISSESDNDVEYLDDDIFQDDDDDDYVPPTGKQKTKFKKPKLSEIKVFKGKKTVVRKVKVLKKIKEEIDEPGRSEDDPIMKNGTRGPPILLKRPKDATVLKVHPNYKVRATPASSDQNKVVRRTDKTVRMVRTAKPIVRQREKLVCPVCGILTFTLGNHIATHQEKKKFSCSQCSKTFSQKSNLLAHAKQHSGVKDHICEICGAGFYSQKSLVRHNLIHKGERPFPCHLCHKRFIARCDLTRHLRIHSGYKPYKCATCTMSFNAKHQLQNHERMHTGERPYTCQVCNVAFSYKVNLNNHVYKVHGINLKFKSIHTVTEDVLRREMGMGSETRAAIAHIMPQLDSQPAAEYSG, encoded by the exons ATGCTTGATCCCGGTGATGCTATTGACATGAAATCATGTCGAATATGTTTgtctaataaaaaacctttatGTCCCCTATTCAAGTATAAATTGTCCGGGAATTACGCTGAAATGCTTACTGCAGTTGCTGATgtaaaa GTGGCTGCATGTGATGGCTTGCCGGACAGAATATGCCAGAAGTGTTGCAATGCATTGGAGAAAGCTTATCTGCTCAAAACTGTTGCAGAAAG AACTGATAAGAAGCTAAGAAAGATGTTGGCAAGAGCACACGAACAAGTTCCAACAAAGAAAATTGCATTTGATTCTTTTACTGACATAAAAAGTGAAATTGGACCTTTGAATATAAAATGTGAGCCAAAATGGGAAATGGAAATTGACGTCTTGGCTGACACAAAACCTATTGAGACTATCGAAGGAAAGGATATAGTTATCGCTAACACTGTAATCCGAAAGGTTGATGTCAACGAAGAACCTAGAAGTGCCCCGGTCAGCACTGAAGTTGATCTTACTTGGAAATCTACAAAAATAAGCTCGGAGAGTGATAATGAT GTTGAATATCTGGATGATGATATTTTCcaagatgacgatgatgatgactatgTGCCACCAACAGGAAAACAGAAAACTAAATTCAAGAAGCCAAAACTATCTGAAATAAAAGTGTTCAAGGGCAAGAAAACTGTTGTGAGAAAAGTAAAGGTTCTTAAGAAGATCAAAGAAGAGATTGATGAACCAGGCAGAAGTGAAGATG ATCCTATAATGAAGAATGGTACTAGAGGTCCACCGATTCTTCTAAAGAGACCAAAAGATGCTACCGTTCTTAAAGTACATCCTAACTACAAAGTTAGAGCAACACCTGCATCTTCGGATCAGAATAAGGTTGTGCGTCGCACTGACAAGACAGTCCGGATGGTGAGGACTGCCAAGCCCATTGTGAGACAAAGAGAAAAGCTTGTGTGTCCTGTGTGTGGTATTCTTACCTTCACACTGGGAAATCATATTGCAACACATCAAG AGAAAAAGAAGTTTTCATGTTCTCAATGTTCGAAAACCTTCTCGCAAAAGAGCAATTTGCTGGCTCATGCAAAACAGCATTCTGGGGTGAAAGATCACATTTGCGAGATTTGTGGAGCTGGATTTTACAGTCAGAAGTCTTTAGTCAG acACAATCTAATACATAAGGGAGAAAGACCATTCCCTTGCCACCTATGTCATAAGAGATTTATTGCC CGTTGCGATTTGACCCGGCACCTCCGCATACATTCTGGGTACAAACCGTACAAGTGCGCCACGTGCACGATGTCGTTCAATGCGAAGCACCAGTTGCAAAATCACGAGCGGATGCACACCGGGGAACGCCCGTATACATGCCAG GTGTGCAACGTGGCGTTCAGCTACAAGGTGAACCTCAACAACCACGTGTACAAGGTGCACGGCATCAACCTGAAGTTCAAGTCTATCCACACGGTCACGGAGGACGTGCTGCGCCGCGAGATGGGAATGGGCAGCGAGACGCGCGCCGCCATCGCGCACATCATGCCGCAGCTCGACTCGCAGCCCGCCGCCGAGTACAGCGGCTAA
- the LOC135088610 gene encoding zinc finger and BTB domain-containing protein 14-like isoform X1, with amino-acid sequence MLDPGDAIDMKSCRICLSNKKPLCPLFKYKLSGNYAEMLTAVADVKVAACDGLPDRICQKCCNALEKAYLLKTVAERTDKKLRKMLARAHEQVPTKKIAFDSFTDIKSEIGPLNIKCEPKWEMEIDVLADTKPIETIEGKDIVIANTVIRKVDVNEEPRSAPVSTEVDLTWKSTKISSESDNDVEYLDDDIFQDDDDDDYVPPTGKQKTKFKKPKLSEIKVFKGKKTVVRKVKVLKKIKEEIDEPGRSEDGKTKTTMITCYPIMKNGTRGPPILLKRPKDATVLKVHPNYKVRATPASSDQNKVVRRTDKTVRMVRTAKPIVRQREKLVCPVCGILTFTLGNHIATHQEKKKFSCSQCSKTFSQKSNLLAHAKQHSGVKDHICEICGAGFYSQKSLVRHNLIHKGERPFPCHLCHKRFIARCDLTRHLRIHSGYKPYKCATCTMSFNAKHQLQNHERMHTGERPYTCQVCNVAFSYKVNLNNHVYKVHGINLKFKSIHTVTEDVLRREMGMGSETRAAIAHIMPQLDSQPAAEYSG; translated from the exons ATGCTTGATCCCGGTGATGCTATTGACATGAAATCATGTCGAATATGTTTgtctaataaaaaacctttatGTCCCCTATTCAAGTATAAATTGTCCGGGAATTACGCTGAAATGCTTACTGCAGTTGCTGATgtaaaa GTGGCTGCATGTGATGGCTTGCCGGACAGAATATGCCAGAAGTGTTGCAATGCATTGGAGAAAGCTTATCTGCTCAAAACTGTTGCAGAAAG AACTGATAAGAAGCTAAGAAAGATGTTGGCAAGAGCACACGAACAAGTTCCAACAAAGAAAATTGCATTTGATTCTTTTACTGACATAAAAAGTGAAATTGGACCTTTGAATATAAAATGTGAGCCAAAATGGGAAATGGAAATTGACGTCTTGGCTGACACAAAACCTATTGAGACTATCGAAGGAAAGGATATAGTTATCGCTAACACTGTAATCCGAAAGGTTGATGTCAACGAAGAACCTAGAAGTGCCCCGGTCAGCACTGAAGTTGATCTTACTTGGAAATCTACAAAAATAAGCTCGGAGAGTGATAATGAT GTTGAATATCTGGATGATGATATTTTCcaagatgacgatgatgatgactatgTGCCACCAACAGGAAAACAGAAAACTAAATTCAAGAAGCCAAAACTATCTGAAATAAAAGTGTTCAAGGGCAAGAAAACTGTTGTGAGAAAAGTAAAGGTTCTTAAGAAGATCAAAGAAGAGATTGATGAACCAGGCAGAAGTGAAGATGGTAAAACAAAAACCACAATGATCACTTGCT ATCCTATAATGAAGAATGGTACTAGAGGTCCACCGATTCTTCTAAAGAGACCAAAAGATGCTACCGTTCTTAAAGTACATCCTAACTACAAAGTTAGAGCAACACCTGCATCTTCGGATCAGAATAAGGTTGTGCGTCGCACTGACAAGACAGTCCGGATGGTGAGGACTGCCAAGCCCATTGTGAGACAAAGAGAAAAGCTTGTGTGTCCTGTGTGTGGTATTCTTACCTTCACACTGGGAAATCATATTGCAACACATCAAG AGAAAAAGAAGTTTTCATGTTCTCAATGTTCGAAAACCTTCTCGCAAAAGAGCAATTTGCTGGCTCATGCAAAACAGCATTCTGGGGTGAAAGATCACATTTGCGAGATTTGTGGAGCTGGATTTTACAGTCAGAAGTCTTTAGTCAG acACAATCTAATACATAAGGGAGAAAGACCATTCCCTTGCCACCTATGTCATAAGAGATTTATTGCC CGTTGCGATTTGACCCGGCACCTCCGCATACATTCTGGGTACAAACCGTACAAGTGCGCCACGTGCACGATGTCGTTCAATGCGAAGCACCAGTTGCAAAATCACGAGCGGATGCACACCGGGGAACGCCCGTATACATGCCAG GTGTGCAACGTGGCGTTCAGCTACAAGGTGAACCTCAACAACCACGTGTACAAGGTGCACGGCATCAACCTGAAGTTCAAGTCTATCCACACGGTCACGGAGGACGTGCTGCGCCGCGAGATGGGAATGGGCAGCGAGACGCGCGCCGCCATCGCGCACATCATGCCGCAGCTCGACTCGCAGCCCGCCGCCGAGTACAGCGGCTAA